A region of the Candidatus Zixiibacteriota bacterium genome:
AATGTTGTCCCAATGGCCCTCGTTGGCCAGAATATTGCAGGAAAACGCCAGGGTTTCTTTCAGTTCTCTGAGATTCATCGGAGCTCCTCGATGTCCGGAGATGTCGGAAGCCGGCTCTGCGGCGAGCGTCAGCGGCGTAGCCGGAACCTCTGGATCTTTCCGGTAACGGTCTTCGGCAAGTCGTCGACGAACTCCACCCAGCGCGGGTACTTGTAGGGAGCGAGCCTGCCCTTGACGTAGTTCTGCAGCTCCTTCTTGAGCGCCTCCCCGGGCTGGTATTCGGCCTTGAGCAGCACGTAAGCCTTGGGCTTCACCAATCCATCGTCGTCGGGATCGCCGATCACGGCGGCCTCGAGGACCGCAGGGTGCTCCATCAAGGTGTTCTCGATCTCGATCGGGGATACCCAGAGACCGCCGACCTTCAGCATGTCGTCGGAGCGTCCGCAGTACCAGTAATAGCCGTCGGCGTCGCGGTAGTAGGTATCGCCGGTCTTGAGCCACTCGCCGAGCATGGTCCGCTTGGTTTGCTCGTGCTTGTTCCAGTAGTAAGGGGAGTTCGCGTCTCCCTTCACAAGGAGATTGCCGACCTGCCCGATGGGTACCTCCCGTCCCTCCTCGTCGACGATTTTTGCTTCGAACGCGGGCGTGACCTCGCCGCTGCTGCCCGGTTTGGCGCGACCGGGCCGGTTGGCGAGAAAGTCATGGGTGGCCTCGGTGGAGCCCACGACATCGAGCAGCTCCAGCCCGAACCGCTCCTTCCATTGATGAAAAAGCGCCGGCGGCAGGGGCTCGCCGGAGGACAGGCAGATCCTGAGCGAGCTCAAATCGTAGCGTTTCTCGACTCGCAGCAAGCGGGCGTAGAGCGTCGGCACCGAGAAAAAGAAAGTCGGACGGTAGCGCTCGATCACCTGCAGGACCTTCTCGGGCTCCGGCCGTTCCGGCCAGAGCACCGTCGCGGCGCCGAAACGAAAGGGAAAGTAGAGCGAGTTGCCGAGGCCGTAAGCGAAGAAGAGCTTCGATGCCGAAAAGCAGACGTCGCTCTGGGTCATTCCCAGGACCGGCTTCACGAACAGGTCGGTGATGTAGATCATGTCGTGCTGCAGATGGACCGCGCCCTTGGGCGGCCCTGTGCTGCCGGACGTGTATCCCCAGAAGCAGACGTCGTCCTTGCTGGTCTTTTCGGCTTCGAGCCGGTCGGAGGCCTTGTCGAGGAGCGCATCGAAAGATAGCCCACCGGGCCGCGGCCCGCCCACGACCACGAGGTGCTTCAAGAACCGCGCCTGACCGCGGATCTTTTCGAACTCTCCGGCGACGGACTCGTGCACGATGGCGGCACGGGCACGGCTGTCGTTGAGCAGGTAGTCATATTCCTTTGCCGTCATCCACGGGTTGGTGGGAATGGGCACGGCCCCGATCTTGATCGCACCGAAAAAGGCGAAGGCGAACTCGGGGCAATCGGGAAGCACCAGGAGCACCCGGTGCTCCAGCTCCACCCCGAGGTCACGCAGCGCGTTGCCCGCGCGGTTGACCCTCTCGAAAACGTCCCGGTAGGTGAACGTCCGGTCCTGATGGTAGATCGCGATGCGGTCGCCGCGGCCCTGGGCGATGTTCTCGTCGACGAAGGTCGTGGCGGCGTTGTAGATGTCGGGGAGGTCGATTTTCATCGCTCGACGGCGCTACTCGCCTCCGACGATCTCGGACTGCGTCTCGGTGGCGATGACGACCGATTTGGAGTCCGTGTAGTGCTCGATCGCCTCCTCGCCGTGCTCCTTGCCGAGGCCGCTCTGCTTGACCCCGCCGAACGGCAGCTCGTCATAGATGATCTGCGCCGAGTTGATCCAGGTGTAGCCGGCCTCGATACGCTCGGCGCCGGCCATGGCGCGATTGATGTCGCGCGTCCAGATGGAGGAGCCGAGGCCGAAGATCGAGTTGTTCGCCTGCTCAATCGCGTGATCGAGGTTCCTGACGCGAACGATCGGCAGGGCGGGGCCGAAAACCTCTTCCTGCAACAGGCGGGAGGCCGGGTCGACGTCGGTCACCAGCGTGGGCTTGAGATAAAAGCCTTTGTCGTACTCCTCGCCCCTGGGCCGCTCACCGCCGTAGAGGATCCGGGCGCCTCGCTTCACCGCGTCCTCGACCTGTTCCTCGACCTCCTGGCGCTGCTCCCGGGTGTGCAGCGGCCCCATCAGCGTTTCCTTGCTGAGGCCATTGCCGACGCGGATCTTCTTCACCTTCTCGATCAGCTTCTCGATGAACACATCGGCGATGTTCTCGAACAGGTAGAGCCGCTTGACCGCCAGGCACGCCTGGCCGCAGTTGAAAAAGCGGCCCACAGAGGCGGCGCTGACGGCGCGGTCGAGGTCCGCGTCGTCGCATACGATCATCGGATCGCTCCCGCCCAGCTCGAGGGTCACGTGCTTTAAATCCTTCGCGGCCGACTGCATGACCCGCCGGCCGGTATCGGTGGCGCCCGTAAAGCCGATCTTTCTCACCTTGGGGTTGACGAGAAGCTCCTCACCGACCACGCTCCCGGGGCCGGTCACTACGTTGAGCACGCCCTTGGGTCCACCCGCTTCCTGAATCGCCCGGTCGATGATCTCGCATACCCGGATGTCGGTGAGGGGCGTGGTGCCCGCCGGCTTTACCACCACCGTGTTTCCCGTGAGCAGCGCGGGTCCGAGCTTGTTGCCCATCAGGGAAACGGGGAAGTTCCAGGGAACGATGGCACCGCACACTCCCAGGGGCTTGCGCAGGATGAGCCCGTGACGGCCATTGTCGAGCAACACGGCCCCTGTGCGCAGGCTCTTGGCCATGCCCCCGTAGTGCTCCAGCGTGTGGACGAAGCGGCGGATCTCCAGGATCGACTCGCGCAGCGGCTTTCCCTGCTCGCGTGTAAGCAGCTCGGCCAGCTCGCGCTCCTGCTCGAGGATCATATGCCCCGCGCGAAGCAGGATCGCGCCGCGCTTGGACGGAGCCATGGCGGACCACTTTTTCAAAGCACCGGCGGCTGCGTCGATTGCCCGGCGAACGTCTCCCACCGTGCCTCGGGGAACGCTGTCGACCAGCTCGCCGGTGGCGGGATTTCGCACCGGCGTGGTCTCTTTGCTCTCGGAATCGGTAAACTCGCTGGCGACAAAAAGCTTTGCCATGAAACTCCTCCGCAATGTTTCGGAGCTTCAAAAACAATCATGTTCACCTGGGGTTGTCAAGAATTTGGCGCCGCGCGAGAAGCCGGCACGCGGCGCACGGGGCTTCAGGCCAGGGGGCTCTTGCAAATCACGTTGAGGAGCGCCTGGCGGTGCTCCTCCTTGACCGCCTTGAGAGCGCGCTCCAGAGCGGCGGGCAGCTCGTCGGGCTCTTCGACCCTCTCGGCATAGGCGCCGCAGGCCTGCGCGGTCAGCTCGAAGCGGGGCGAGGGCGTCAGGTCCGTGCCGGGGAAATTGCCGGTTTTGGCCGCCACGCCTTCGGGATAGAGGCCGCGCGCGGCGTTGATGCTCGCGTTCCAGGACTCGTTGTTGTAGATCACCGTCAGGAACGGGATGCCGTATTTCTGTGCCGTAAAGTGGCAAGCCGTGGGCGCGGCGAACATATACGAGCCGTCGCCCTCGGCGGCGATCACCGTGGCGCCAGGCGCGCCCAGCTTCGCGCCGATGGCGGCTCCCAGCCCCCAGCCGAGATGGCCCGCGGGCGGGGTGCCGAAAAGCGATCCGGGGCGGCGAAGGTCGAGCGTGTCCGCCAGGCGGGAGGTGACGGACTCGTTGACGATGATCGTGCTCTCATCGATGGCGTCGCCGATGCACTTGGAGAGCCAGAGCGGGTTGATGGGTTTGTCGCGGCGCGCTGCCTGAAGGCTCGCCGCCCGCTCCCGCGCCATTTCGTCGTGCTCCGCCGCGATTCGGCGGCGCCGCTCCTCGAGCTTCTCGGACGCCATGGCACCTGCGGTCAGCTTTTTGCGCACTGCGTCGATCAGCGCCGGCAGCGCCAGCTCGGAGCAGGCGGCGATCGGAAGGTGGGCGGGAAATCCCCACCCCGGGATCTCGGTGAACAGCGGGTCGCGGTCGAGGTGGATGATACGAGCGTCGGGGCGGAGCAGGGCGGGATCCGGAGGCTCCCACGGGACGTCGATGTCGATGAAGAACAGCACGTCGGCGCTGCGTGCGTGGCGTGGGGTGTGGGTCCCCAGCGAAAGCGGGTGATCGGTCGGGAAGTTCATGTAGGTCGGCTGCTGCACCACGGGAACGGCCAGGAGCTCGGCCAGCTCGATGAGCCGCGGCACGGCGTGGGGGTTCCGGCCGAGGTATTTGGTGACGATCAGCGGGCGGTCGGCCGCCAGCAGAAGGTCGGCGGCCCGTTCGAGCGCGCCGGGGTCCGCTTGCGTTGCGGTTGCCGGCGAAAGGGATTCGGCGGCCGGCAGACAGGTCGACTCGAGGTGCTCGCAAAGCCACTCCCGGGGCAGCGTGAGGTAGACCGGGCCGCGGGGCTCGCTCATGGCGATTCTGAACGCGCGCGCCACGACGGCCCCGAGGTTCTGGTTGGTTCTCAGCTCGTAGTCCCATTTGACGAATTCGCGGACCAGGGCGCCCTGGTCGCGCGACTCCTGACGCCAGTGGATGTTCTGGCTCTTGCCGCCGCGTAGCTCTCCATCCGTGACCGGCGTCCTGCCGGCGACGAGGAAAAGCGGAACGTTGGAGGAACGGGCGTTGATGAGGCCGCCAAGCGCGTTGGCGGTTCCGGGGAGCGTGTGCACGAGAACGAGCTGGGGGCGGCCGGTGACGTTATAGTAGCCGTGGGCCATGGAAACCGCCGCGAGCTCATGCGGCACCACGATCGTCCGGATGTCGCGCGGGTCTTCGCGCCCCGACTTCGCGAGGGCTTCGATGATCGGGCCGTGGTCCGTGCCGGTATTGGCGAACAGGTACCGGACCACGCCAAGAGACCGGAACTGTTCCAGGAAGGCTTCGGCACCGCTAGCCACCGGGACGATCTTCTCCTTTTGGTCCATCGGGCGTCTCCGTGTTATCGGCGCGGCCACTTTGTCACTTGCCGCGCCGTTTTGCAACGCGGGCGGACGCCGAGCACTCCGGTTTTCTTGACTTCCCGAGGACGTTGGCGTTAACTGGGCCCGGCCCGGAAGTGCGGACGGAGGACGAGAATCGATGCGGCTTCCCATTCGCGACGCGATCCAGCTGGGACCGACCCCTTACGAGGCTTTCCTGGCCAGAGAAGGGCTGCCGGTGATCCGCGGCTACTTCGTGGAAGACTTCACGGCGGTCGAGCTCAGGCCGTGGCGGCGGATGGGGGCGCTGGGCTGCTACCTCAACATGGGGGACCAGGACAACACGGACGCCTACGTTTGCGCCATTCCGCCGGGGGGCCAGACGCACCCGCAGCGGCACATGTTCGAGACGATCATCTACGTCGCGGAGGGACGCGGCGCGACCACGATCTGGCACGAGGAGAGGGCGAAGCGGACCTTCGAGTGGAGCGCGGGAGCGGTCTTCGCGATTCCGCTGAACGTCTCGTATCAGCATTTCAACGCCTCCGGCACGGAGCGGGTCTGCTTCTTGGCGGGAACCAACCTGCCGCACATCCTCAACCTGTTTCACAACGAGGAATTCATCTTTCGCAACGATTTTCGGTTCCGCGACCGCTACGACGACGATCCCGATTTTTTTCGCCATAACAAGCGGTTGACGGTGCGGAGCTGGGAAACCAACCTGATCCCCGACGTCAACACCTTTCCTCTCGACGATTACCCGATGAAAGGCAAAGGGGTGAAGATCATGCGCTTCGGCCTGGCGGGCACCACCTACGGGTGTCACATCCAGGAGTTCCCCGTGGGCAGCCGCAGCACGTTTCACCGTCACGGCCCCGGCGCGGTCGTCTGCGTCACGCAGGGCACCGGCTTCGCCATGGTCTGGCGCGAGGGCGAGCCGCGGCAACGCTTCGAGATTCGCCCCGGATCGATCTACTCGCCGGGAGACCTCATGTTTCACGCCCATTTCAACACCGGCCGCACGCCGATGCGGCACTTTGCGATGCGCGGCCGGAGCCCGAAGTACAGCCAGGACCGCTATCGCACGCCGCTCCACTACATGCTTCCCTTCGAAGAGGAACCGCCCGAGATCCAGGCCGAGTATCTGCGGGAGCTGGAGAAAAACGGCATCGAGGAATTCCAGCTGGTTCAGGAGTAGCGCCGCACGCCGGCGCGCGGCGGAGGAGACCGGCCGAGCATGGCTCGCGACAGCGCCGGCTTGCTTGTGTACCGCTTCCGAAACGGCCTGGAGGTCTTCCTGGTTCATCCCGGGGGGCCGTTCTGGGCCAACAAGGACGCCGGGGCGTGGACGATACCCAAAGGAGAGATCCGGGAGGGCGAAGAACCGCTGGCGGCGGCCAGGCGGGAGTTTGCCGAGGAAACGGGGATGGCGGTCGAAGGAGAATTCATCCCGCTGGATCCTGTGAGACAAAGCGGAGGCAAACGGGTTTTCGCCTGGGCGGTGGAGGGCGATATCGAAGCCGAGCGCGTCCGCAGCAATACCTTTTCGCTGGAATGGCCGCCACGATCGGGCAGGTATCGAGAGTTCCCGGAGATCGACCGCGCCGGCTGGTTTGCGCTCGAGGAAGCCAGGAAAAAGATCCTTACAGGGCAGCTCGGGCTGCTTCGGGATCTGGAGCGCAAGCTCGGTCTTTCGGGACCGCGGCGGCCGCGGTGACGGCACCGTGCCTTCCTGTTAGCGGGTTCGCAACGCTGTAAACATCGCATCGTGGCCGCCCGCGGCCGAGACGTTGCGGTCGCGGTCAACAGCCTTGGGCCTCGCAGGCCGCCACGCCATCCTCCCCGAGGACGGCTTATCCGGCCGCCGGGGCCGAACGAGTCTTACGTTTCCGTGCCCGCGCTCTCCAGGTCTCGAAGCCCGATGAACTCCCTGGTAAGCGCCTTGAGGCTTCGGGGGCGAACTGGTAGAGAACTGACGAGTGCGCCTGACGGCGCGCAAGGTCGATGACATCGGGCAAGGCCGAAATCGCGGTTTTCGGGGGCGGCTGCTTCTGGTGCACGGAGGCGGTCTTCGCCCAGTTGCGTGGAGTGGTCGCGGTTACGCCCGGCTACGCGGGCGGCGAGACGCCGGATCCGACCTACGAGGAGGTCTGCACCGGCCGGACCGGCCATGCCGAGGTGGTGCGGATCGAGTTCGACCCGGCGGAGATCGCTTTCCGAGACCTGCTCGCCGTCTTCTTCGCGACTCACGATCCGACAACGCGGGATCGCCAGGGCAACGATGTCGGCCCGCAATACCGCTCGACGATTCTTTACGCGGACGACGGCCAGCGGCGCGAGGCCGAGCGCTTCATCGCCGAGTTGAACCAATCGGCTGTTTTCGGCAAGCCGGTGGTGACGACGGTGGAGCCGCTGCGCGAGTTTTACGAAGCCGAGGATTACCACCGAAACTACTACGCGAACAATCCCTTGCAGCCCTACTGCCAGTATACGATCCCGCCGAAGCTACAAAAGCTCCACAGGCAATTTCGCGACCTGCTGAAAGGAAATGGTCGCTGATACGCTGGCGACCCTGAAGCGGGGAGCGACGGGAGGTTGCGGAGAGGGCCGGGCCGCGGCGGGGCTGAAGCAGCGTCCGCCGTTTTCGGCGGCTCGGCGGGAGGACGACGACTCTTGAGCGCCGATTCCGCCGTTGCCACCGATCGGGTCGCCGACCCCGTCTTCCTGTCCGGGAGAAAATTCCTGCTCGCCTGCGCCGCAGCCGCGCTTCTGCTGTTGGGCTGGAGCCGATGGAGCCCGCTTCCTGCGTGGCTTCTTGCGCTCGAGGTGTTCGCCACGATCCTCGGCCTGTTTCTTTTCGGCTCCTTCAAGTACCAGGTTCACAAGAACGCGCTCACGTACGGAATGGCGCTGCCCATCGGGGCGACTTTTTGCGGCCTTGGTACCTCGCCCTGGCACGTCGAGATCGCGACGGAGGGCTGGTGGCTCTGGGCGCGGCGCCACCTTCTGTCGTTTCGCGGGCTGGACGATCTCGTCCACGCCGACACCATGCTCTTTATTCTGGGGCTGACCTTCTTCGTGGCGGTGATCGCGCAGAGCCGTTTGCTCGAGGGGATCACGTTCGCATTGCTCCGGCGGTTTCGCGGCGCGGTGCTCCCCACGATTCTCTCCGCTACCGCCGTCGTCGCTTTCGCCTCGGGGATTCTCGACGGCGTGTCCATGATCGGCCTCAGCAGCCGGACGCTGGTGATCGTGCTGTTGCTGGCAGCAGCGCCGCTCGCGTCGATCCGCTATTCGGTCATGGTGTGCACCGCGGTCACGACCGTGTGCGGGATCTGGCTGGCCTACGGGGAACCGCCGAACCTCATCATGAAGGCCAATCTCTACCCCGTTCTCGACAACTCGTTTTTCCTGCGCTACTGCGCGCCAGCTGCGATCGCCAGCTATCTCGTCGTCGCCTATCAGCTGCGGTCGCGCTTTCGCGGACAGGTGATCGACCTGGGCGGGATGGACATACTGGAAGCGAACGCGGCGGACGTGCGGTTCATTCAGGCGATGCGCCACGGCGAGGTGCTGACGCCGCTCGAGCTCGTAGAGAGCCACGCGGCCGAGCTGGGCGACAAAACCGAAGCGGTCCTGGAGCGCTTGCACCGCGGCCTTTCTCTCGGGGAAGCCTTGGTTTTGGAGGAAGTGCCGCCCGCCGTTCGACAGCGCCTGCTCGGCCATTTCGTCACGGAAGATCTCGCCGGTGCGCTCGATCGCCACTACGTCCAGCGAGCGGCCGGCGATCGTGCCGGCGCGCGCGCGGCCGAGGGCGCGGTGGCCAGGGCGCTGTCGGCCTCCGCCCGCCGCCGGCGGTTTGCCCAGCGAACCGGTGCGCTGGCGCTGGCGCCGTTCATCGGCATGCTGGTCTGGCACGGAATCGATCACGACGTGCCTCTGTTCCTGGCCTCGTTCGCCGGTTTCGCGGTGGCGGTTTTGGGGATCGTGAGGATTCCCAACATGCGGGCACTGGCGCTGCGCGAGGCGGCGCACGAGTACGCCGAGTATTATTTTTTGTTTCCGCTGTTCTTCTCGATTACGCTGCTCGCAAGGGCGGGTTTTTTCGATCAGGTGCAGGCCCTCATCCATCGAGGGATCGAGACCTTGGGTCCCGGCCACGTCGCCTTCGCCCAGTTTCTGGCTTCCACCTTCCTGTCGGCGATTCTGGACAACAACGTCGTGGCCGATTTCGCCTCGCGGGCCCTGCGCGACCTCGATGTCTCGATTCTGCGCCTCTTCGCGCTGGCGCAGATCGCCGGTTATGCGCTGGGAGGCTGCTGGACGCATATCGGCTCGGCGCAATCCGTGGTGGCCTATGCCTTCATCCGGCGGGACGTCGACCACCATTACACGCCGCTTCGTTGGGTCCGCGAGATAACGCCCTTGATTTTGCAGACGATGGCCGCGCTCACCGGCGTTCTCTACCTCGAGAGTTTCCTGTTAGCGCGGCTCGGCGCCTCGAGTTGAGCGGGTGCGAGGAGCAGCCCCTCCGCAGCGAAGACGATGGGTGGGCGCCTCCGAGCAAGGTTCGATGGGGCTGCCCGGATGACAGCCAGTGCGCGAGAGGGCGCTGAGGGTCTCGAAGCGTCAAGACGTTGAAATTTTGCGGTTTCAGCGTCTTTGCCGCTCCGGGGTTGCCGCGGCTTTGTCGAAATCCCGATTATTTCCGCCCGAGCTCGCGTACGGCGTCGTTGACAAAGGTGAGGTTCATGTATTCCGCGGGGCGGCGCTTCGGCCGGGTGTTGAGCGCCACCGCCTGCCATTGCGCCATCAGCTCCACGCCCTTTTCGGTGGGAATGGGATTCAAGGACTCGCGAATCAGCTCGTAAGCGTCGGCCGCCGCGTCGCGCTCCATTCGCAGGTGCTTCATCATCACCTGGATCGCGTCCTCGGGATTGTCGCGCGTATGGTACACCCCTCGGACGATTGCGCGAACCATTCCTCTGGCCAGCCGCGGATTTTCCTTTACCGTTCTGCCGGTTGCCGCCAGGCCGGTAAAAGCGGTATCTCTGAAAACGTCCGCGAGATTCACCAGCCTCTTGAAGCCCGCCTTCACGGCGACGTAGTCGGACGGCGGCGCCAGCAGCGCCGCGGCAATGATGCCTTGCTTCAACGCGGCCACTTTGGGCCCGCTGCCGGGGATGTTGACATACTGGACGTCCTTGTCGGTGAGCCTGTGCAGCTCGAGCAGCGCCTTGGTGCCCGCGAACGTCGAGCCGCCGAAGCTCACGCCGATTTTCTTGCCCTTGAGGTCGCCGACTTTCTGGATGTCGGTTGTCGTGATCATCGAAAAGGTAGGCCGGCCGACCTGCTGGGCCAGCAAGACGATGTCGGTGCCCTCCCAGATCGCCGGCATCTGGGGCCCGATCGTCAAAACGAACTGCATCTGGTTCCCGATCAGCGCCTGGACCGCCGTGATCGCCGAGCGGACCGATACCAGCTCCACTTCCAGCCCCTCGCTGCGGTAGAACCCTTTCTCCAGGGCCACGAAAGCGGGGAGAAACTGGACGTTGGGAGACGGGTATCCCGCGCGCACCGGCTCGGCGCTGGCCGCCCCCGA
Encoded here:
- a CDS encoding benzoate-CoA ligase family protein; the protein is MKIDLPDIYNAATTFVDENIAQGRGDRIAIYHQDRTFTYRDVFERVNRAGNALRDLGVELEHRVLLVLPDCPEFAFAFFGAIKIGAVPIPTNPWMTAKEYDYLLNDSRARAAIVHESVAGEFEKIRGQARFLKHLVVVGGPRPGGLSFDALLDKASDRLEAEKTSKDDVCFWGYTSGSTGPPKGAVHLQHDMIYITDLFVKPVLGMTQSDVCFSASKLFFAYGLGNSLYFPFRFGAATVLWPERPEPEKVLQVIERYRPTFFFSVPTLYARLLRVEKRYDLSSLRICLSSGEPLPPALFHQWKERFGLELLDVVGSTEATHDFLANRPGRAKPGSSGEVTPAFEAKIVDEEGREVPIGQVGNLLVKGDANSPYYWNKHEQTKRTMLGEWLKTGDTYYRDADGYYWYCGRSDDMLKVGGLWVSPIEIENTLMEHPAVLEAAVIGDPDDDGLVKPKAYVLLKAEYQPGEALKKELQNYVKGRLAPYKYPRWVEFVDDLPKTVTGKIQRFRLRR
- a CDS encoding aldehyde dehydrogenase family protein; translated protein: MAKLFVASEFTDSESKETTPVRNPATGELVDSVPRGTVGDVRRAIDAAAGALKKWSAMAPSKRGAILLRAGHMILEQERELAELLTREQGKPLRESILEIRRFVHTLEHYGGMAKSLRTGAVLLDNGRHGLILRKPLGVCGAIVPWNFPVSLMGNKLGPALLTGNTVVVKPAGTTPLTDIRVCEIIDRAIQEAGGPKGVLNVVTGPGSVVGEELLVNPKVRKIGFTGATDTGRRVMQSAAKDLKHVTLELGGSDPMIVCDDADLDRAVSAASVGRFFNCGQACLAVKRLYLFENIADVFIEKLIEKVKKIRVGNGLSKETLMGPLHTREQRQEVEEQVEDAVKRGARILYGGERPRGEEYDKGFYLKPTLVTDVDPASRLLQEEVFGPALPIVRVRNLDHAIEQANNSIFGLGSSIWTRDINRAMAGAERIEAGYTWINSAQIIYDELPFGGVKQSGLGKEHGEEAIEHYTDSKSVVIATETQSEIVGGE
- a CDS encoding thiamine pyrophosphate-requiring protein; this translates as MDQKEKIVPVASGAEAFLEQFRSLGVVRYLFANTGTDHGPIIEALAKSGREDPRDIRTIVVPHELAAVSMAHGYYNVTGRPQLVLVHTLPGTANALGGLINARSSNVPLFLVAGRTPVTDGELRGGKSQNIHWRQESRDQGALVREFVKWDYELRTNQNLGAVVARAFRIAMSEPRGPVYLTLPREWLCEHLESTCLPAAESLSPATATQADPGALERAADLLLAADRPLIVTKYLGRNPHAVPRLIELAELLAVPVVQQPTYMNFPTDHPLSLGTHTPRHARSADVLFFIDIDVPWEPPDPALLRPDARIIHLDRDPLFTEIPGWGFPAHLPIAACSELALPALIDAVRKKLTAGAMASEKLEERRRRIAAEHDEMARERAASLQAARRDKPINPLWLSKCIGDAIDESTIIVNESVTSRLADTLDLRRPGSLFGTPPAGHLGWGLGAAIGAKLGAPGATVIAAEGDGSYMFAAPTACHFTAQKYGIPFLTVIYNNESWNASINAARGLYPEGVAAKTGNFPGTDLTPSPRFELTAQACGAYAERVEEPDELPAALERALKAVKEEHRQALLNVICKSPLA
- a CDS encoding cupin domain-containing protein; its protein translation is MRLPIRDAIQLGPTPYEAFLAREGLPVIRGYFVEDFTAVELRPWRRMGALGCYLNMGDQDNTDAYVCAIPPGGQTHPQRHMFETIIYVAEGRGATTIWHEERAKRTFEWSAGAVFAIPLNVSYQHFNASGTERVCFLAGTNLPHILNLFHNEEFIFRNDFRFRDRYDDDPDFFRHNKRLTVRSWETNLIPDVNTFPLDDYPMKGKGVKIMRFGLAGTTYGCHIQEFPVGSRSTFHRHGPGAVVCVTQGTGFAMVWREGEPRQRFEIRPGSIYSPGDLMFHAHFNTGRTPMRHFAMRGRSPKYSQDRYRTPLHYMLPFEEEPPEIQAEYLRELEKNGIEEFQLVQE
- a CDS encoding NUDIX domain-containing protein yields the protein MARDSAGLLVYRFRNGLEVFLVHPGGPFWANKDAGAWTIPKGEIREGEEPLAAARREFAEETGMAVEGEFIPLDPVRQSGGKRVFAWAVEGDIEAERVRSNTFSLEWPPRSGRYREFPEIDRAGWFALEEARKKILTGQLGLLRDLERKLGLSGPRRPR
- the msrA gene encoding peptide-methionine (S)-S-oxide reductase MsrA translates to MTSGKAEIAVFGGGCFWCTEAVFAQLRGVVAVTPGYAGGETPDPTYEEVCTGRTGHAEVVRIEFDPAEIAFRDLLAVFFATHDPTTRDRQGNDVGPQYRSTILYADDGQRREAERFIAELNQSAVFGKPVVTTVEPLREFYEAEDYHRNYYANNPLQPYCQYTIPPKLQKLHRQFRDLLKGNGR
- a CDS encoding ABC transporter substrate-binding protein; this translates as MGFSMLTIASLLFLALRSGAASAEPVRAGYPSPNVQFLPAFVALEKGFYRSEGLEVELVSVRSAITAVQALIGNQMQFVLTIGPQMPAIWEGTDIVLLAQQVGRPTFSMITTTDIQKVGDLKGKKIGVSFGGSTFAGTKALLELHRLTDKDVQYVNIPGSGPKVAALKQGIIAAALLAPPSDYVAVKAGFKRLVNLADVFRDTAFTGLAATGRTVKENPRLARGMVRAIVRGVYHTRDNPEDAIQVMMKHLRMERDAAADAYELIRESLNPIPTEKGVELMAQWQAVALNTRPKRRPAEYMNLTFVNDAVRELGRK